A genomic segment from Vicugna pacos chromosome 17, VicPac4, whole genome shotgun sequence encodes:
- the PTH1R gene encoding parathyroid hormone/parathyroid hormone-related peptide receptor isoform X1, with translation MGAARIAPGLALLLCCPVLSSAYTLVDADDVMTKEEQIFLLHGAQAQCETRLKEVLQRPADIMESDKGWASASTSGKPKKEKASGKLYPESEEDKEVPTGSRHEGRPCLPEWDHILCWPLGAPGEVVAVPCPDYIYDFNHKGHAYRRCDRNGSWELVPGHNRTWANYSECVKFLTNETREREVFDRLGMIYTVGYSVSLASLTVAVLILAYFRRLHCTRNYIHMHLFLSFMLRAVSIFVKDAVLYSGATLDEAERLTEEELRAIAQAPPPSAAGYVGCRVAVTFFLYFLATNYYWILVEGLYLHSLIFMAFFSEKKYLWGFTVFGWGLPAIFVAVWVSVRATLANTGCWDLSSGNKKWIIQVPILASIVLNFILFINIVRVLATKLRETNAGRCDTRQQYRKLLKSTLVLMPLFGVHYIVFMATPYTEVSGTLWQVQMHYEMLFNSFQGFFVAIIYCFCNGEVQAEIKKSWSRWTLALDFKRKARSGSSSYSYGPMVSHTSVTNVGPRTGLGLPLSPRLLPAAATNGHPPLPNHTKLGAPALQTTPPAVAAPKDDGFLNGSCSGLDEEASVPERPPVLLQEEWETVM, from the exons CTGACATAATGGAATCAGACAAAGGATGGGCATCTGCATCCACATCAGGGAAGCCCAAGAAAGAGAAGGCATCTGGGAAGCTCTACCCTGAGTCCGAGGAGGACAAGGAAGTGCCGACTGGCAGCAGGCACGAAG GGCGCCCCTGCCTGCCAGAGTGGGACCACATCCTGTGCTGGCCCCTGGGGGCACCAGGTGAGGTGGTGGCCGTGCCCTGTCCAGACTACATTTATGACTTCAATCACAAAG GCCATGCCTACCGTCGCTGTGACCGCAATGGCAGCTGGGAGCTGGTGCCGGGGCACAACCGGACATGGGCCAACTACAGCGAGTGCGTCAAGTTCCTGACCAATGAGACTCGTGAACGG GAGGTGTTTGACCGCCTAGGCATGATCTACACGGTGGGCTACTCCGTCTCGCTGGCTTCCCTCACGGTGGCTGTCCTCATCCTGGCCTACTTTAG GCGGCTGCACTGCACACGCAACTACATCCACATGCATCTGTTCCTGTCCTTCATGCTTCGCGCCGTGAGCATCTTCGTCAAGGACGCGGTGCTCTACTCCGGCGCCACGCTCGATGAGGCTGAGCGCCTCACGGAGGAGGAGCTGCGCGCCATCGCCCAGGCACCGCCGCCGTCCGCCGCCGGCTAC GTGGGCTGCCGGGTGGCTGTGACCTTCTTCCTTTACTTCCTGGCCACCAACTACTACTGGATTCTGGTGGAGGGGCTGTACCTGCACAGTCTCATCTTCATGGCCTTCTTCTCAGAGAAGAAGTACCTGTGGGGCTTCACAGTCTTCGGCTGGG GTCTGCCTGCCATCTTCGTGGCTGTGTGGGTCAGTGTGAGAGCCACCCTGGCAAACACCGG GTGCTGGGACTTGAGCTCTGGGAACAAGAAGTGGATCATCCAGGTGCCCATCCTGGCTTCCATTGTG CTCAACTTTATCCTCTTCATCAACATCGTCCGGGTGCTTGCCACCAAGCTGCGGGAGACCAACGCCGGCCGGTGTGACACGCGGCAGCAGTACCG GAAGCTGCTCAAATCCACGCTGGTGCTCATGCCGCTCTTTGGCGTCCACTACATCGTCTTCATGGCCACGCCGTACACCGAGGTCTCAGGGACACTCTGGCAAGTCCAGATGCACTACGAGATGCTCTTCAATTCCTTCCAG GGATTTTTTGTCGCCATCATATACTGTTTCTGCAATGGCGAG GTGCAAGCTGAGATCAAGAAATCCTGGAGCCGCTGGACGTTGGCACTGGACTTCAAGCGCAAGGCACGCAGCGGGAGCAGCAGCTACAGCTACGGTCCAATGGTGTCTCACACAAGTGTGACCAATGTAGGGCCTCGCACAGGACTTGGGCTGCCCCTCAGCCCCCGCCTGCTACCTGCCGCCGCCACCAATGGTCACCCCCCACTGCCTAACCACACCAAGCTAGGGGCCCCGGCCCTCCAGACCACACCACCTGCCGTGGCCGCTCCTAAGGACGACGGGTTCCTCAATGGCTCCTGCTCAGGGCTGGACGAGGAGGCCTCGGTGCCAGAGAGGCCACCGGTCCTGCTACAGGAGGAGTGGGAGACTGTCATGTGA